Genomic segment of Pseudomonas sp. CCI4.2:
TATTTGGGGCATCCCGGCGCGTTATTACGTGCGTGAGACGGTTCATGATTGAAGAGTTTTAGGCGACCGCAAATCTGTAGGAGCCGACCTGTTGGCGATAAAACCAGGATTACGGCGCGTCCGATGCACCGCGCCGCCTGCCTCGCCAACAAGTTGGCTCTTATAAAACTACTTTTTAATCTTTTGAAAACAATGGGTTGGCGCGGGTTTGGCGTGTATATCCGGCCTTTGTGGTTGCTGAACTTATGGTTTCGCTTTTACAGCGAGGCACCTTTTTCAAACGCCCAAAAGGTCCCCCAAAACGCTTGCCCCACCATGCGGGCCCTCGCTTAGGCTCGGTCTTCCCTCACTCCGGCGTTGCTCCGGGGGTCGCCGTGAGCGGCCGTCCCTGGCCGCGCACGGCTTTCTCGGCATCCTTGCCTCGTTACCCCCTGCGCAACGCCTGCGTTCGGCCGCATGGTTTCACGGGGCCTCTTCCCGCAATTCGATATTCAATTCACTGGCGATCTACAGGCGGGCGACTATCTGTAAGAGCCAACGTGTTGGCGAAGGTCCTTCGGACCTATCGCAGCCTTCGGCAGCTCCTACAGAAATCTGTGCGGCGCCAAAACTGTGGGACCGAATTTATTCGGGAAGGCTTCCGTCCTGACACGCTGCAATCTCGAAGCACACAAAGTGCTTCCCAGTTTGCTGCGCGACAGCGCAGCGTCGAAGACGTGGCGGACCCTCCTACAGTACAATTCGCGCCTTTACCTAGGCGATCTTCCCATGACCACTCCAACGCTTTTGACCCTTTTGAAAACACCCCACATGCTGGAAATCGACGGCTTGCACGCCTTCGAATATGTACTCAACGACACCCACTTAGAAATCGAAGCCGTTGATGGCCGTGAACGCAAGGTGTGGAAGTTCACCGTGGCGCAGGTCGACGCCGCAACCTTCGATGCTCAATTGCAAAGCTGGGTGTTGACTGACGGCAACGCCGATCACCGCTTGGTATGCCTTGAGGCGTTTTCCCCAAGTGAAGAAGACGATTCCCAAGACGCTGCCGAACAAGACTGATCTGCGCATCTAACGCTGACAGCGGTAAGCAGTGTGAAGGTTCGGTGGCATTTCTGGCCATGCGCCTCGGCGCAATAAAACTAGTTGATTGAAGGTGCTGTCTACAGCGAAGGTCAATATTGACCGCGTGCGGCGCCCAACAAGCCTAATAACCAGAGAGATGCCCATGAACCGAAAAATTCTGCCCTGGCTGGTGATAGCCAGCGGCCTCACTGCTTTCCCTGTCTTGGCGCAAAACATGACTGATTATGACCTGCTGGTGGGTGCTTACACCCAAGGCAAGAGCGAAGGTATCTATCGCTACCGGTTCGACAGCAAGACCGGACAGATTGACGCACAGCCCCGGCAGGTGATCAAAAGTGAAAACCCGTCTTGGCTAACCCTTTCCAAAGATCAGCGCTTGCTGTTCGCGGTCAATGAGAACGGCCCAGGGCAGACGGACACCGTGGGCAAGGTCAGCAGCTTTGCGATTAATGGCAAAACCCATGAAGTCACGCCAATCAACCAGGTCGACAGCAGGGGTGATGAGCCGACTCACTCCAGCTTGAGCGCAGACGGGCGTTTCCTGTTTGTCGCCAACTACGCCGTGCACCCTGATCCGGGTGGCGCGCTGGCGGTGGTGCCGGTGGACAAGTCCGGCAAGCTCTCGCCGGTATCGCAGACCGAGACTCATCCGGCCAGCAAAGTTGATCCGGAGCGTCAGGCGTCTTCACACGTGCATTCGGCCGTGCCATCGCCGGATGGCAACTACTTGATCGCCAGTGATTTGGGCGCGGACAAGCTGTTCGTCTTCCACTACACGGGCAAAGGCCCGCAACCGTTGCAACCGGCCAAAACGCCCTCAGTGGACTTGCCACCTGGCAGCGGTCCTCGGCATTTGCTGTTCAGCAATAATGGCAAGCACGCGTACCTGACACTGGAAATGGCTGCGCAAGTGGCGCTGTTCGATTACCACGATGGGGTGTTCAAGCGCACCCAGTTGGTTGATTTGTCCGACAAGAGTATCAAGCAGAAGGTCGGTGGCGGCGGGCTGCACAGCTCAGCCGACGGTAAGTTCCTCTACGTCGCGAACCGTGGCGACGTGAATCAATTGGTGGTGTTCGCCATTGATTCGGCCAGCGGCAAGCTCAAAGAGATTCAGCGCCGTTCGGTTGAAGGTACAGAGCCACGTGAGTTCAGCATTGATCCAACCGGGCATTTCATGCTGATTGCCAACCAGAAAAGCAACCAGATCGTCACCGTTCACCTTGATCCGAAGACCGGGATGCTGGGTGACACCGTGCAGAAAATGGATTTCGACTCACCATCGGACTTCAGGTTCCTCACTCGATAACGCCTGCCCGTAAAGCTGCAGCCCCTGTATAACGTGGGCTGCAGGCTGTATTAATTGGGCTGATATGGTCTAGTACCACAAAGCATTTCTGACATCGAACCCTCGGGCGTAAGTTTGGTTCAACGGCCTGAAACGGCAGCTATCCAAACCGAACATCGAGGCTTCCCAAAATGAATTTCAATCTGTTTTCCGTCATTGCAGCATCCGCTATCTCTGCCACCGTCGCCCTGCCTGCCAGCGCCAGTGTTGAGGTCAACCAGAAAAAATCCAGCATCACCCAGACTTACACCACCAAGTACCTGCAACAAAGCGCCAACTTCTACGCTGCATTGGATCATAAGATTCAATAAATGAAGTCTTCCACGAAATGAATCCATTCCCCGTTAACGATCATACCGATAACGGGGAATGGATTCGTCTGCGTTATTTTTTGCCTCTCGCACACTTCGCCGGTCCGCCGTCTGTAGGCGCCAACTTGTTGGCGACGGTCCTTCGAACTTACGCTGCTTACGGTAGCTCCTATAGAAATGTGGGCATCGCCGGACTCTCTGTGGGACCAAATTCAATCGGGAAAGCTTTAGCTCGCCTATCGTGTTAGTTGGTGTTTTCTATGGCATTGATTAGCGGCCTCAATGATTAACGTAACTGATGTTCACTATAGATTTATGTCACTTCTCGATGGTACCTATCTGGTTGATTCTGTCGGCCTGAAATATGCCCTCGGAGTTACACCAGATGACCACTGCAATCCTTCACTCAATCAAGCAAGGCGCTTATGTCGCCATTGCGCTTTACGTTGTTTTCATCGCAGTGGTCACCGTTACCAGCATGAACACGACATCGATTCATTCCATCAACGCCGCCATCAGCAGCACTGCAGTTGATGCCCAACCCTCTGCAGTTCCTGTGCAGGACCGTGCGTCATGAAGGGCACGCAATTATGGATCATTGCTTTTTTCGCAGTCATCACTAACGGCTTTTCGTTGACCGGCTTAGGTCAGGCGTCGTCGGGTGGCCTTGCCAGAAGCATTGAAGCCAAACATGAAATTGCTCATGCAATTGAAATGGCCGGTGTACATAAGTTGATGGCTGGGAATCCACCAAGTAAGTACCGGTTGTTTGAGTTAGGGCCGTTTACGACGGCGTGTTGATAGGCGCCGGTTTTGCCATGACAGTTATAAACAACTCCGAACTCAGAAAGCACTCCAACCAATTGCGTAATCGCGGATACGAACTCTGCCAAAACCATTCCGGGTCAACAAAGCAAAACTGCCGCACGAACGG
This window contains:
- a CDS encoding DUF5629 family protein; this translates as MTTPTLLTLLKTPHMLEIDGLHAFEYVLNDTHLEIEAVDGRERKVWKFTVAQVDAATFDAQLQSWVLTDGNADHRLVCLEAFSPSEEDDSQDAAEQD
- a CDS encoding lactonase family protein, translated to MNRKILPWLVIASGLTAFPVLAQNMTDYDLLVGAYTQGKSEGIYRYRFDSKTGQIDAQPRQVIKSENPSWLTLSKDQRLLFAVNENGPGQTDTVGKVSSFAINGKTHEVTPINQVDSRGDEPTHSSLSADGRFLFVANYAVHPDPGGALAVVPVDKSGKLSPVSQTETHPASKVDPERQASSHVHSAVPSPDGNYLIASDLGADKLFVFHYTGKGPQPLQPAKTPSVDLPPGSGPRHLLFSNNGKHAYLTLEMAAQVALFDYHDGVFKRTQLVDLSDKSIKQKVGGGGLHSSADGKFLYVANRGDVNQLVVFAIDSASGKLKEIQRRSVEGTEPREFSIDPTGHFMLIANQKSNQIVTVHLDPKTGMLGDTVQKMDFDSPSDFRFLTR